The Xiphophorus maculatus strain JP 163 A chromosome 23, X_maculatus-5.0-male, whole genome shotgun sequence genome contains a region encoding:
- the dnajc4 gene encoding dnaJ homolog subfamily C member 4 — protein sequence MQLEAQLRLCQSCIWCYKSGQRMLSLSSAQRKAASYYDLLGVKSDASVDEIKNAFFDKSKKLHPDSNPSNPKLHSQFVELNEAYRVLSKELSRKEYDLKLQHPYQGGQAFRSTSGHTMYRSTTTNDNVRYWEQFRHAQSPEATAEERKQKKRRNFRLVIYCIITMVFSVGAHAVFFRKLEEVHNSFMDEKDRAITEIYNEAKERARVNGFKKQTEILRQKHADFQEKVKMNKGGPEK from the exons ATGCAGCTGGAAGCTCAGCTGCGACTATGTCAGAGTTGTATTTGGTGCTACAAGAGTGGACAGCGGATGCTATCTCTCAGCTCTGCACAAAG AAAAGCTGCAAGCTATTATGACCTGTTGGGAGTCAAATCGGATGCCTCTGTGGACGAAATAAAGAATGCTTTTTTTGACAAATCAAAAAAG CTGCACCCAGACAGCAACCCGTCAAACCCGAAGCTGCACAGTCAGTTTGTGGAGCTGAACGAAGCCTACAGAGTGCTGAGCAAAGAGCTGAGCAGGAAGGAGTATGACCTTAAGCTCCAGCATCCATACCAGGGGGGGCAGGCCTTCAGATCAACATCTGGTCACACAATGTACAGAAG CACTACTACCAACGACAACGTTCGTTACTGGGAGCAGTTTCGTCATGCCCAGTCTCCAGAGGCGACTGCAGAGGAgaggaagcagaagaagaggaggaactTCAGGCTGGTGATTTACTGTATCATCACGATGGTATTCAGCGTCGGAGCGCATGCAGTCTTCTTCAG GAAACTGGAAGAAGTTCACAATAGCTTCATGGACGAGAAAGATAGAGCTATAACAGAAATCTACAACGAAGCCAAAGAGAGAGCCAG GGTCAACGGTTTCAAGAAGCAGACAGAAATCCTGCGGCAGAAACACGCCGACTTTCAGgagaaagtgaaaatgaataAGGGCGGACCGGAGAAGTAG